From the genome of Gorilla gorilla gorilla isolate KB3781 chromosome 4, NHGRI_mGorGor1-v2.1_pri, whole genome shotgun sequence:
GCTATTCATATTCCCTCTTCCATGAATTATCTTTTCATCTCCATTGTCAATTTTTCTACTGGGTTGCTGGTCTTTCTCTTTGATTGATGGAAATCCTTtgttaaatagaaaatgaaagcaaGCTTTGTCTACGAGTTACTTTTGTATTGTTCCCAGGTTTTCATTTGCCTTTGACACTgtattcaaataataataataataaaatgtttacattataaATTTCATACCTACACACTGCaaatttctaaaaaatacaaaaaagagaagaaaataaaaatcatttatcatgccacaataaatacatttactgctaatattttagttttccttttagtgttttttcaaatatctgcatgtaaatatttatattaatgtagATAAGTATCcataaagatatatacatatataaatatataataatatatattagttacaaatttcaaaattcatgttctaagatatgttaaaaatatataactttattttccTCTGAGACTGCTTAAACTTATTTCAAACCCTCATTCCACCTtatggggggaaaaaaataaaagtcagttCTATGTCAACACAGAAATCATTCAGGATTTCTCCCTCCCAACCTTCATCTGGAGGAGGTGTCTGAGCTTTGAGGGGTGTTATGTTTGAATCAAATGGCAATTTCATAGCCTTCAAGAGGCTGGCAACAGGTTCATGGTGGGCATTTGCTGAAATATACATGGTTCTCTCTTACTCTTGCTTGGCCCTATCATCCCTCTCATGGTATCAACTAAGATATTAGAGTTGTTTTAGTCCACAAAAGAACTACATCCTCTACATCTACATCCTCTCATTACCCCATCCAGGAGGCTAGATGGACCTGGTCATCTGACCACCCACTCTCCTGCATTGCAAAAGTCTACTTTGAATTGTATAAGCTAAGCATTGACCTAAGTCATTCTCTCTGCATTTCTACAGTAATAACCCTACCCTGGGGGCAGCAAATATAAAAAGTCCCTACTGCTGCCCAATTTGTGTGGAAAGACCAACAGTGAAAGaaattgcagaagaaaaataacaccaCCATGAGGACTTCAAGTCCTCATCATGACATGTACATTTACACAATTGAAATCATAGTGTATAATTTGAGTTGCACACTGAATGTTGTACTTAATCTGAGTAAATGCTCATGAGTATATGAATTGTTAAATATAAAAGtgtgataatttatattttcaagttGTTCAAACAACCAAGTGTtcaatatgtatacatttatatttactcatttaatcaaAACAGCTCTATGACACTGCCACTATTATTATCCTaatttctgttttatagatgaagaaattcaggTACAGAGGGGTTAAGTAATTATGGGAGCAGCGAGGGGGTGGgtgagaggcaggagaactgaATGGTGAGACATTGGAAGATGAGGAAGACTTTCTACTCTTTTGTACCTTTTATCCTGGGAATGCTTGAcctcttattaaaataaataaatatgtaaaaggaTGTGTCggctcggtgcagtggctcacgcctgtaatcccagcacttcgggaggccgaggcgggcagatcacttgaggtcaggagatccagaccagcctgtgcgacatggcgaaaccctgtctctactaaaaatacaacaattagctgggcttgttggtgcgtgcctgtaatcccaggtacttgggaggctaagtcaggagcatcgtttgagcccaggaggcggaagttgccatgagccaagaacaagctactgcgctccagcctgggcaacagagtgagactccatctcaaaaaaaaaaaaaaaaaaaggacacgtCTGCCATAGACATTGCTGTATTATGCTCACTCAGAGGTGCCCATCTCTGGATGTGGTATGGTGGAAGAAACAGTGGACCAGGAGGGAGAACATCTGGGCCATGCATCCAATCTACCATGGATGTGTCATCTCTGGGCCTTGGTATCATCTTCTGTAAAACACAAGTGCTTGGCAGTGGTGGTCATGATAGGATTAGATTATATCAGTGTTTCCTAATGTAACCCAAGTTACCtgagaaagtttaaaatatatagctTCTCAAGCTCTCATAAGCACACATTCTGATTTATCATAAGGACTGGAATACAGTttgggaatctgtatttttcaaaagGCCCCCTTTTAGGCAATTCTGATATAAAACCCTGGACCAGATGATGTTTCAGGGGTTCCTCCCAGCTCTAAAATTCCATATCCTGTGAAGTATTGAGTATCATATCAGATCCAAGTAACTCATTCATCATTTACCCTCCCGACTCCCACCCTGTCCTTAGTTCTTCTAGCCCTTCTTAGAGGCTGTCTTACTTCTAGCCCATCTTacaaagaaagggaaatgaaaagGGAAGGACTAGATCCCTTGATCCAGATCCTTACTCCCATCCCTCCTTCCATTCCCACCCCAACCCTATCTTCTGTCCTCTACCCCTACTAGATGTTGTATTCCAGCTCCAGGGCTGCCATGGGCACTCCAAGAGGAGAACAAGGTACCAAAGCccaagaaagagacagaaattttGACCCATCTCAAAATTTACACATGGACCTGAACCATCTGTAGATTTTAGACTCCTTGCAAAGGCATTTTATTCCTTGGGATGACACTCTGGGTATTTTGTATTCTAATTTCTCCTTCTGCCAGATGGTCTATAAGGTTcgaactcttttaaaaaaagtgcGTTACATTCCCATTTTAATGTAGCATTTTGGATATTTACTGATCTCCttcctgctttcttctttcttttcttctttcctttcttcctccgcttctcctcttcttcctcctcctgcatCTCTTCCTTCCCTGGTCAAGGAAAGGCCTGGGGCTGGAGTAGGGGTGGGTAGAGGGTTCTGATCTCAGTTCTTCCCACCTATTTAGAGAGAAGTGCGAATATTCAGCTCACCTTGCCGCCGAGACAGACCATGCCTTACCAGCTTCTTGCAGCTTTACGATGAGTCTCTCTCCGTTTCACAGGGCAGTTATTACTCATGACTGATGCTCACCGGCCAAACCTAAACGTGTGGCACACTCCCcataccacacacagacacaaacatttGCCTGGCTCACATGAACCGGGATGAGGATGCCATTTCCACCTGGGAGGAGCCACGTGACCAGGCGTTCTCAGTAGCCTCCACTGGTGTCAGGGGGAACAGAGCATTCGGCTGTTGCCGGTCTGCCTTTCCAGGACTAGCATCCATGGAAGATGGGGTCCATCGCCAACCTGCGAAGATGTGGAAGGCGAGCCCCTCATTCCAGAGCCAGAGGCTGTGGCCGGCTTCCCCTTCCCATCTCTAACCTGGGCTAATGACAGCTGGCAGATGCTTGGCCATGATGACAGGTCTTTTCGAAGATGTATTTTTACCCTCTGGATAAACAGCAGTTGGCGGGAGTGGGGCGTTTTTATGAGTTGAGGTACTCAGGACTGGAAAATAAACAGCCAGTTAATGAGCCGGTCTTATGGAAACTTGcataaataataacaaagaaaacatcCCGTCCCTCATGCCTGGGTGAGGGGATATAAAAGCTGCCATCCAGCTGGCTGGCCACGGTCAGTCGTGGGGAACTCCGGCTGCGTTACTGACCTGCGAGCTGACGGGCCCGGACCATGGGGTGCTGCCCGGGGGACTGCTTCACTTGCTGCACCCAGGAGCAAAACTGCTGTGAAGAGTGCTGCTGTCAGCCGGGCTGCTGTGGCTGCTGCGGCTCCTGCTGTGGCTGTGGGGGCTCTGGCTGTGGGGGCTCTGGCTGCGGGGGCAGCTGCTGCGGATCGTCTTGCTGTGGATCTGGCTGCGGAGGCTGTGGAGGCTGCGGAGGCTGCGGGGGTGGCTGCTGTGGATCCAGTTGCTGTGGGTCCAGTTGCTGCGGCTCCGGGTGCTGTGGGCCTGTGTGCTGCCAGCCCACACCTATATGCGACACAAAATGAAGACCTTTCCCTCCACCACTGATGCAGTCCCACCGAAAGCCTCCATCTGCTCCAGGGGGACAGCCCCTCGTGTCCAGAACCTTCCATACCCCCAAGACAGTGTCTTGTCTGTGATTTGTAGAGGAGGGCTTGTTCTCCAACGCCTGCTCTGGTATTTCAAGGCACTGAGAACAAGAGCCATACTCTGATGAAACATTAAAACTCGGTCACAACAAAGTGATCCTAAGCTCAAGGGTGAATCCCCCAATACTTTACTTATTCACATGAAGTTCAATGTCTTGTACTATAAGACATCCTCTTCTTCAAGGTGTCTTTGGGACTGATCCTCCGCCCTGGCTTTCTGCTGCTTTGAGATGCAAAAAAAGTCCATCTTCTTTGTGAGCCTCTTAATAAATTTGAGCATGCTGGCATAACCTAATTAGTTCTCTTGCCTCTTCCTTGACCTCCCTGCTGAGGACTGGGTTAGAAAAATTCACTCTGGCATCTGCCTTAGGGTTTTTGAATTGTGGTTTTTGGATCACCTGCGCCGGAATCACCTGGGAGCCTGTTAAAACTGGAGATTCTGAGGCCCTCCCTAAGACATACAGAATCAGAATCCACCAAAGTGTGGCCTGGGAATCTGTGTTTTTAACAAGAACCTTAGATAATTCTtatgcactgaagtttgagaaccatagATCTAGACAAAAGCTTCTGTGTGCTGCATGAGAGTCActtgaaaagcttttaaaaatatagatcctTGGGTTTTATCACTGGAGATTTTACCCGTTAGCTCTAGGGCCTAGAGTCCCTAGGGACTcgcatttttaaaagctcctgGGTGAATGCTGATGCTGGCCACATTTAATGGTGATTGAGGGGCATGGCTTTCTTCTGCACTACAGCTCTCCTAGGATGGCTCTGCAGGAGGGCTTCAGGCTTGATCAGAACTTTCTGGCAAAGTCAGAGAGGAGGCTTTGGTAAAACAAGATTGGTTCTGAATGGAAAGGATTTCTAATGGCAAAGCTAGTGAATTCACAGTTTCTGAGGATGTTCTGCGCAGTACAGTTCCTTCTTCCAGCCTCATGGTTGGTCCAGTCTCACTTTTCTGTGCTAGGTTGTCTTACCTGGAACCAGCTACGTTTCTTCTGCCTGAGTTCTAAGGAGGAGGGAGTGAGTATACCTATGCTAGGTAGGGCCCAGCCAAGGTGTGTGGGTCCACCTGGGAGGTTAAAACTCAAAAGACAGTTGATTCAACCTCTTGTTGAAAGTGACCTTAAGCTGTGTGTGTAATAAAACTAATTTTGCTCTTGCCCTggaaaaatagtatttatttttatgcctACAAAGCGATGTttcatttgagaaagaaaaattttttctgattataagcATAGCAATGaactctaaaaaatgaaaaaatacagaaacatataAAGACTATAGCATTCTGAAGGCTCACCACTCAGAGTTTATTACTGATAAGCTTTCCAGACTCTTTTCTAAGCATAGTTATGAATAAAACTGGGATTATGTtgcttttacctttttctttaaaaaattttttgtttcattttttatggtcaactttattgaaat
Proteins encoded in this window:
- the KRTAP17-1 gene encoding keratin-associated protein 17-1, giving the protein MGCCPGDCFTCCTQEQNCCEECCCQPGCCGCCGSCCGCGGSGCGGSGCGGSCCGSSCCGSGCGGCGGCGGCGGGCCGSSCCGSSCCGSGCCGPVCCQPTPICDTK